A stretch of Streptococcus chenjunshii DNA encodes these proteins:
- the essC gene encoding type VII secretion protein EssC, whose product MEGYLPIYIGDLRYELTIDGDGEHFVLGNDANASVYLAELSHPLVIACQKGSLFYQFADDQPQPLELPADLTDRIRIEKLQDQPSTVVDVLDKQRISVNPGDLLFDNEDVQLLFFKKTSSWELSVFAGTVYINNQKLRQDKIDLAFGDEVTFGSKKIKLLNDELHLWGESGISGQLIKRTESRYHFYPGYPDYHRSPRLIYRGSEEKLEVKAPPQEPRKPTDQLLKLIIPPLMMIGITILITLIQPRGIYILMTISMSAVTLVFSISNYIRNRKQYKIDLADRIESYQAYLSDKSIELRKKAEEYRKGRLYHYPDLPAIDSLLKEYHHRIYEKTPLHFDFLYYRLGLGRIKPSYKLAYSEKERNKKTDDLEKEGFALYERNRKVSDVPVIANLVNGPVGYIGERALVIEQLQLMLTQLAFFHSYHDVQFIPIFPEEEKAEWDWLRWLPHARLQELNVRGFVYNQRTRDQVLNSLNQILKDRQTQKRTQKNGQENILFSPHYVVLITDEKLTLDHGIMEFFNEDPTELGCSVIFVQDVLSSLSENVKTIIDIKDVNYAELVIEEGELKNLDIALDHFPENFDKESISRRLAPLNHLQNLKSSIPESVTFLELYQTEDFQGLRVPERWEQNNPYKSLAVPLGLRGQDDIVYLNLHEKAHGPHGLIAGTTGSGKSELIQSYILSLAVNFHPHDVAFLLIDYKGGGMANLFKDLPHLLGTITNLDGNQSMRALASIKAELRRRQNLFAQAEVNHINQYQKKYQLGEVDEPLPHLFLISDEFAELKADQPDFMTELVSTARIGRSIGIHLILATQKPSGVVNDQIWSNSRFKIALKVAERADSQEMLKTSDAANITQAGRAYLQVGNNEIYELFQSAWSGADYEPDKTDQGIEDNTIYAINNLGQYEVLNDDLSGLEEVDDIREVPTELGVVVNRIQTLTKELGIKQLAQPWLPPLEERVYLEELYKEGYTAYDACLGLVDIPNEQAQRVAIYNPVLQGNLLLLSQPGMGKSTFLQTLIMSLATRHTPEEIHFYLLDFGTNGLLPLRDLPHVADLITADDEEKISKFMRRMNTVMTDRKDFLKAQGVANSAMYREQGHVYPQIIIILDNFEGLKDNPQYDAMEALIQLLARDGNALGITVVITAGRLSALKGALQANMRERIILKITEESDSKSIIGRHNYTMEDIPGRGLIRYDNPEIFQTALPAYGKTGQDVLMALQEKIEQMDRDWSGQRPEPIALVPELLTLQDFRLRSSVQFDISNGALPIGLNTETVENVTIPLTRLKHVAMISDTDEHLVNITRHLIDVLSLLPNQSMMLFDTEKFYEDLADKVKTYVTEPKEVTSRLNQLILELERRETTDEAYKEWFGIIPDFQSFVSQTNLDLDMLQTIFEHGPKVQMHLFAGSPLSYLGNNAGDIPKYYRQNASHFLFGMRMIDQVFLPKTYNSKEPYLSIDTIYLHNRRKEQLVKITKPEGD is encoded by the coding sequence ATGGAAGGTTATTTACCGATTTATATCGGAGATTTGCGCTATGAACTGACTATAGATGGTGATGGAGAGCATTTTGTCTTAGGCAACGATGCCAATGCCTCAGTTTATCTGGCGGAGCTCTCCCATCCATTAGTGATTGCCTGTCAAAAGGGTTCATTGTTTTATCAGTTTGCTGATGACCAGCCTCAGCCTTTGGAGCTGCCCGCTGATTTAACAGACCGTATTCGGATTGAAAAACTACAGGATCAACCATCTACAGTGGTTGATGTGTTAGATAAGCAGCGCATTTCTGTTAATCCAGGTGATCTGCTTTTTGACAATGAAGATGTTCAGCTGCTGTTCTTCAAAAAGACTTCTAGCTGGGAGTTATCTGTTTTTGCAGGGACTGTTTATATCAATAATCAAAAGCTGAGACAAGATAAGATTGATTTGGCTTTTGGCGATGAGGTCACTTTTGGCAGTAAAAAAATAAAATTATTAAATGATGAACTGCATCTTTGGGGAGAAAGCGGGATATCAGGTCAGCTGATTAAACGGACTGAGTCCCGCTATCATTTTTATCCAGGCTATCCGGATTACCATCGTTCTCCGCGTTTGATTTACCGCGGTTCAGAGGAAAAGTTGGAAGTCAAGGCGCCGCCTCAGGAGCCCAGAAAACCAACCGATCAGCTTCTTAAACTGATTATTCCGCCGCTGATGATGATTGGGATTACCATTTTGATTACCTTGATTCAGCCGCGGGGGATCTATATCCTGATGACGATTTCCATGTCGGCAGTGACACTGGTTTTCTCCATTTCCAACTATATCAGAAATCGTAAGCAGTATAAAATTGATTTAGCAGATCGGATTGAGAGCTATCAAGCTTATTTGTCAGATAAATCGATAGAACTACGGAAAAAAGCAGAAGAATACCGCAAGGGCCGTCTTTATCACTATCCGGATTTACCTGCTATAGATAGCCTTCTTAAAGAATACCATCACCGCATCTATGAAAAAACACCGCTTCATTTTGACTTTCTCTATTACCGTTTAGGTCTGGGGAGGATTAAACCTTCTTATAAACTGGCTTATTCGGAAAAAGAACGCAATAAAAAGACAGATGATTTGGAAAAAGAAGGGTTTGCGCTTTATGAACGCAACCGCAAGGTTTCAGATGTCCCTGTTATAGCCAATCTGGTTAATGGGCCTGTCGGCTACATTGGCGAGCGCGCTTTAGTGATTGAGCAGCTTCAGCTCATGCTGACTCAGCTGGCTTTCTTTCACAGCTATCATGATGTCCAGTTTATTCCTATTTTTCCTGAAGAAGAAAAGGCTGAATGGGACTGGCTGCGCTGGCTGCCTCACGCTAGGCTCCAAGAGCTTAATGTCCGCGGCTTTGTCTATAATCAAAGGACCCGCGATCAAGTTTTAAACAGTCTCAACCAGATTTTAAAAGACCGTCAGACTCAGAAAAGGACCCAAAAAAACGGCCAGGAAAATATTCTTTTTTCCCCGCACTATGTTGTCCTGATCACAGATGAAAAGCTGACCCTTGATCATGGGATTATGGAATTCTTTAATGAAGACCCGACAGAGTTGGGCTGCAGTGTTATTTTTGTCCAAGACGTGCTCAGCTCGCTATCTGAAAATGTTAAAACCATTATCGACATCAAAGACGTTAACTATGCTGAGCTGGTGATTGAAGAAGGGGAGCTGAAGAATTTAGATATTGCTCTGGATCATTTCCCTGAAAATTTTGATAAAGAAAGTATCTCGCGTCGCCTAGCGCCGCTCAACCATCTGCAGAACCTGAAATCTTCCATCCCTGAATCGGTCACCTTTTTGGAGCTTTATCAGACCGAAGATTTTCAAGGACTGAGGGTGCCTGAGCGCTGGGAACAGAACAACCCTTATAAGAGTCTGGCTGTTCCCTTAGGCTTAAGAGGGCAGGATGATATTGTTTACCTTAACCTTCACGAAAAAGCTCACGGCCCTCATGGTCTTATCGCAGGGACGACAGGTTCAGGGAAGTCAGAACTCATTCAGTCCTATATTCTGAGTTTGGCGGTCAATTTTCACCCGCACGATGTCGCCTTCCTTTTAATCGACTATAAAGGCGGGGGCATGGCCAATCTCTTTAAAGACCTTCCACATCTGCTTGGCACCATCACTAACCTAGATGGCAACCAGTCCATGCGCGCCTTAGCTTCCATAAAAGCCGAGCTCAGACGCCGGCAGAATCTCTTTGCCCAAGCGGAAGTCAATCACATTAATCAATATCAGAAAAAATATCAGCTAGGAGAGGTTGATGAACCTCTGCCCCATCTCTTTTTGATATCCGATGAGTTCGCCGAACTGAAGGCCGACCAGCCGGACTTTATGACAGAGCTGGTCTCGACCGCCCGGATCGGTCGGTCTATCGGGATTCACTTGATTCTGGCCACGCAAAAACCGTCCGGTGTTGTCAATGACCAGATCTGGTCCAACTCCCGCTTTAAAATCGCTTTGAAAGTAGCGGAACGAGCCGATTCACAGGAAATGCTGAAAACATCTGATGCAGCTAATATTACCCAAGCTGGCCGGGCCTATCTGCAGGTTGGCAATAACGAAATCTATGAACTCTTCCAGTCAGCCTGGTCCGGCGCGGATTATGAACCGGATAAGACTGACCAAGGGATTGAAGACAATACCATATATGCTATCAATAATCTGGGACAGTATGAAGTTCTCAATGACGATCTTTCAGGCTTGGAAGAAGTCGATGATATTCGAGAAGTTCCAACGGAGCTGGGCGTAGTGGTCAATCGTATTCAAACTCTAACTAAAGAGTTAGGGATTAAGCAACTGGCTCAGCCTTGGCTGCCGCCACTAGAAGAGAGAGTGTATTTGGAGGAACTGTACAAAGAGGGATATACTGCCTATGATGCTTGTCTGGGGCTTGTAGATATTCCAAATGAACAAGCACAACGAGTAGCGATTTACAATCCTGTATTACAGGGGAATCTTTTGTTGTTATCTCAGCCAGGCATGGGGAAATCTACCTTCTTACAGACTTTAATCATGTCTCTAGCGACCCGCCATACGCCTGAGGAAATTCATTTTTACCTGCTGGATTTTGGAACTAATGGTCTTCTACCGCTTAGAGATTTACCGCATGTGGCAGATCTTATTACTGCCGATGATGAGGAAAAAATATCTAAATTTATGCGCCGCATGAATACAGTTATGACTGACCGTAAAGATTTCTTGAAAGCACAGGGCGTGGCTAATAGTGCAATGTATCGTGAGCAAGGACATGTTTATCCGCAGATTATCATCATTCTAGATAATTTTGAAGGCTTGAAGGATAATCCGCAATATGATGCTATGGAAGCCTTAATCCAGCTGTTAGCTCGAGATGGTAACGCTCTAGGTATTACGGTCGTTATCACAGCTGGCCGACTGTCGGCTCTTAAAGGAGCGCTACAGGCTAATATGCGAGAGCGGATAATTTTGAAAATAACCGAGGAAAGTGATTCCAAAAGTATTATTGGCCGGCATAATTACACAATGGAAGATATCCCAGGACGCGGTTTGATACGCTATGATAATCCAGAAATATTTCAAACAGCCCTGCCAGCTTATGGGAAGACAGGGCAAGATGTCTTAATGGCTCTGCAAGAAAAAATTGAGCAGATGGATCGCGATTGGTCGGGACAGCGACCAGAGCCGATCGCCTTAGTTCCAGAGTTATTAACATTACAAGATTTCCGATTACGATCCAGTGTTCAATTTGACATTAGCAATGGTGCCTTGCCTATCGGACTCAATACGGAAACCGTGGAAAACGTCACCATCCCTCTAACGCGTCTGAAACACGTCGCCATGATTTCTGACACAGATGAACACCTTGTCAATATAACTAGACATCTAATTGATGTATTAAGCTTGTTACCGAATCAATCAATGATGCTGTTTGATACTGAGAAATTTTATGAAGATTTAGCTGATAAGGTTAAAACTTACGTTACAGAACCAAAAGAAGTAACTTCTCGCTTAAACCAGTTAATTTTAGAATTAGAAAGACGTGAAACAACGGATGAAGCCTATAAAGAATGGTTTGGGATTATTCCTGATTTTCAGAGCTTTGTCTCTCAGACCAATTTAGATTTGGATATGCTTCAAACGATATTTGAACATGGTCCTAAGGTTCAGATGCATCTATTTGCAGGCAGTCCATTGTCATATTTGGGAAATAATGCAGGAGATATACCAAAATATTATCGCCAAAATGCCAGTCACTTTCTATTTGGCATGCGGATGATTGATCAGGTTTTCTTACCGAAAACCTATAATTCTAAGGAACCTTATCTCAGCATAGATACTATTTACCTGCATAATCGCAGGAAGGAACAATTAGTGAAAATTACAAAGCCGGAAGGAGATTAA
- a CDS encoding DUF5085 family protein, translating to MEYIVAQGVINEDLFEARNVIRKRKQFHVNQMREELDAFMTAVEAAGGHPAGPIVYSLNNVPQDGYMDIEFFLPLEEENIQVEGMTFSSYFEINNVIMASVDHNYEELTKEAYARLLWTLEQNGMDQNTPFYHILSTEGSGKVTVLLGYAY from the coding sequence ATGGAGTATATTGTAGCCCAAGGTGTAATCAATGAGGATCTATTTGAGGCACGTAATGTTATTCGAAAACGCAAACAATTTCATGTGAATCAAATGAGAGAAGAGCTGGATGCTTTTATGACTGCTGTCGAGGCTGCCGGAGGTCATCCTGCCGGCCCTATTGTCTATAGTCTCAACAATGTCCCGCAGGATGGTTATATGGATATTGAGTTTTTCTTACCGCTAGAGGAAGAAAATATTCAAGTTGAAGGGATGACATTCTCATCTTATTTTGAAATCAATAATGTTATTATGGCATCAGTAGACCACAATTATGAGGAACTGACAAAAGAAGCTTATGCAAGACTACTGTGGACCTTGGAACAAAATGGAATGGATCAAAATACACCATTTTATCATATTCTTTCCACAGAAGGTTCAGGAAAAGTAACGGTTCTTTTAGGGTATGCTTACTAG
- a CDS encoding TIGR04197 family type VII secretion effector, whose translation MGTIKSDPGQASSAANAISTGTTTVLGYSAATKDGDSTITGNVSKASPLIDNLSNSANQIASATENFSACITQIDSNFQTNDAQIAQSLSGLTGWDSSVAETNRSNANETAGSGAETAGTEADSEAFN comes from the coding sequence ATGGGAACAATTAAATCAGATCCAGGGCAGGCAAGCAGTGCTGCGAATGCTATTAGTACAGGAACAACGACTGTTCTTGGTTACAGTGCTGCCACTAAAGATGGAGATTCTACCATCACGGGCAACGTCAGCAAAGCCTCACCTCTTATTGACAATCTTTCAAACTCTGCTAACCAAATTGCTAGCGCAACTGAGAACTTTTCAGCTTGTATTACACAAATTGACAGCAATTTCCAAACCAATGATGCCCAAATAGCCCAAAGCCTATCAGGATTAACCGGTTGGGATTCCTCGGTTGCAGAGACCAACCGTTCCAACGCTAATGAGACGGCAGGGTCCGGAGCAGAAACAGCTGGGACAGAAGCAGACAGTGAGGCTTTCAATTAA
- a CDS encoding T7SS effector LXG polymorphic toxin, whose product MVKMVLGSSDSQASSVASLADNYTSGFNSIISAIENLANADGLEGEAYTNVKTYGSTVVTPLAKGFILLADAAKTDTQLLPDRYRSDVGSEDLDEDTLTAQIRAYQSTIDANNTTLGKMEADDPNKSSVQSAVNDDTAEKGKLEEKLRKLREYDAASSGFFDDISDLETNITTGLSQLQTDVAAFNGTFTIPSKENLQWADSINENFETYTNYQSAIAKVQKGEELTEEEARAIEAYQKQHPGLTLDKSVVEAKDAKLAEADIDQCAQELADECGISYSEALDWLISGKKPVGISKKALTLYNKYVTYKGEMRFINGRHVYVDAKGRVRAGKINLYNRNNGRVYANKGAKKFKEIMGEEADIKKTNIGRGVRATGWENALGDAAASAKSGFKSSLKVWDDFNWKDASKLTKVGKAAKGLGAVGTVLNVGGNIKENFFDDKSSSVGEKIRNFVVDQGVDTVSGAGAAATGAAIGTMIGGPVGTVVGVAAGMGISWLMDQKIPGLGKSVTEAAKDGLKSATNAIGSGLKTVAGWFS is encoded by the coding sequence ATGGTCAAAATGGTCTTAGGCAGCTCAGACAGCCAAGCTTCTTCAGTAGCCAGTCTGGCTGACAATTATACTTCAGGCTTTAACAGTATCATCAGCGCTATAGAGAATCTAGCGAATGCGGATGGCTTAGAAGGCGAGGCTTACACCAATGTCAAAACCTACGGCAGTACAGTCGTCACTCCGCTGGCAAAAGGGTTTATTCTCTTAGCTGATGCCGCTAAGACGGATACCCAGCTTCTGCCCGACCGTTACCGCTCGGATGTTGGCAGTGAGGATCTGGATGAGGATACGCTAACGGCGCAGATCAGAGCCTATCAATCGACGATCGATGCCAATAATACGACATTGGGGAAGATGGAGGCAGATGATCCCAACAAGTCCTCTGTGCAGTCGGCTGTAAACGACGACACGGCAGAGAAGGGGAAGCTGGAAGAAAAGCTGAGGAAGCTTCGGGAGTATGATGCGGCTTCATCAGGATTTTTTGATGATATTTCGGACTTGGAGACTAATATCACTACCGGTTTGTCTCAGCTCCAGACAGACGTCGCTGCTTTCAATGGCACCTTTACTATTCCGAGTAAGGAGAATTTGCAGTGGGCTGATAGTATCAATGAGAATTTTGAGACTTATACGAATTATCAGTCGGCCATTGCCAAGGTTCAGAAAGGAGAAGAACTGACTGAGGAAGAAGCCAGAGCAATAGAAGCCTATCAAAAGCAGCATCCAGGCCTAACATTGGATAAATCCGTTGTTGAAGCGAAAGACGCTAAGCTTGCTGAAGCTGATATTGATCAGTGTGCTCAAGAATTGGCTGATGAATGTGGAATCTCTTATAGTGAAGCCTTAGACTGGCTCATTTCAGGGAAAAAACCAGTTGGTATAAGTAAAAAAGCCCTAACACTTTATAATAAGTATGTCACTTATAAGGGAGAGATGCGTTTTATCAACGGCCGCCATGTTTATGTTGATGCTAAAGGGCGTGTCCGAGCGGGCAAAATTAACCTCTACAATCGAAACAACGGCCGTGTTTATGCAAATAAGGGGGCAAAAAAATTTAAGGAAATTATGGGAGAAGAAGCCGATATTAAAAAGACTAATATCGGCAGAGGTGTCAGGGCAACAGGTTGGGAAAATGCTCTTGGAGACGCTGCGGCTTCGGCTAAGAGCGGCTTTAAGTCTTCTCTGAAAGTATGGGACGATTTCAATTGGAAAGATGCTTCTAAACTGACAAAAGTTGGAAAAGCAGCCAAAGGGCTTGGTGCTGTCGGAACGGTTCTAAATGTTGGGGGCAACATCAAGGAGAATTTCTTTGATGATAAGAGCTCTTCCGTAGGAGAAAAGATTCGAAACTTTGTGGTTGATCAAGGAGTTGACACTGTTTCAGGTGCCGGTGCTGCCGCTACTGGTGCTGCTATCGGGACCATGATTGGCGGACCTGTTGGAACTGTTGTTGGAGTTGCGGCTGGTATGGGAATTTCATGGCTTATGGATCAGAAAATACCTGGCTTAGGTAAATCAGTAACAGAAGCAGCCAAGGATGGCTTAAAAAGCGCCACAAATGCCATTGGCAGTGGCTTAAAAACAGTAGCGGGGTGGTTTAGCTGA
- a CDS encoding T7SS effector LXG polymorphic toxin, whose amino-acid sequence MVKMVLGSSDSQASSVASLADNYTSGFNSIISAIENLANADGLEGEAYTNVKTYGSTVVTPLAKGVILLADAAKTDTQLLPDRYRSDVGSEDLDEDTLTAQISAYQSTIDANNTTLGKMEADDPNKSSVQSAVNDDTAEKGKLEEKLRKLREYDAASSGFFDDISDLETNINTGLSQLQTDVAAFNGSFTIPSKKALNWTKAINTKWEKRTLVMNYVNTYGFDIETAKQIIQVKQGIDKKFPDMSQEEKDYLLLLLLGQTTTEYDNFLWHNTAGNFRDYFNNVSDVEDAYKELGLTDEETKKLVYNLRIQHEVTSGAYDDYEHLSSEQRKNFKKSAEEAYGITMTDTEFQEFWNEKYSSFRAKGNDEETSKGVPGPGNNADFTHQSMTMATHLKPDFALAHLLGGKDNAEDLAGWEGDTTTNAEKTPSIGNDDYKSDLDSVNIVERMKKNNQSYLEASNDYYHELESGKTNRADEFTNHQSLDEVKDTIFRSLVPQKVYQIAPDVWGTKDRTEEESMTYLKENYPESYNFIKSLEQSKGDLNE is encoded by the coding sequence ATGGTCAAAATGGTCTTAGGCAGCTCAGACAGCCAAGCCTCATCAGTAGCCAGTCTGGCTGATAATTATACTTCAGGCTTTAACAGTATCATCAGCGCTATAGAGAATCTAGCGAATGCGGATGGCTTAGAAGGCGAGGCTTACACCAATGTCAAAACCTACGGCAGTACCGTCGTCACTCCGCTGGCAAAAGGGGTTATTCTCTTAGCTGATGCCGCTAAGACGGATACCCAGCTTCTGCCCGACCGTTACCGCTCGGATGTTGGCAGTGAGGATCTGGATGAGGATACGCTAACGGCGCAGATCAGTGCCTATCAATCTACGATCGATGCCAATAATACGACATTGGGGAAGATGGAGGCAGATGATCCCAACAAGTCCTCTGTGCAGTCGGCTGTAAACGACGACACGGCAGAGAAGGGGAAGCTGGAAGAAAAGCTGAGGAAGCTTCGGGAGTATGATGCGGCTTCATCAGGATTTTTTGATGATATTTCGGACTTGGAGACTAATATCAATACGGGTTTGTCTCAGCTCCAGACAGACGTCGCTGCTTTTAATGGCAGCTTTACTATTCCGAGTAAGAAAGCATTGAACTGGACAAAGGCCATCAATACCAAGTGGGAAAAACGGACCCTAGTCATGAATTATGTTAATACCTATGGGTTTGATATTGAGACAGCCAAGCAGATTATTCAGGTGAAGCAGGGGATTGATAAGAAATTTCCGGATATGTCTCAGGAAGAGAAGGATTACCTGCTATTGCTTCTGCTAGGGCAAACTACTACAGAATATGATAATTTTCTTTGGCATAACACGGCAGGAAATTTTCGTGATTATTTTAATAACGTTTCTGATGTAGAAGATGCATATAAAGAATTAGGTTTAACAGATGAGGAAACTAAGAAATTAGTTTATAATCTTCGTATTCAGCATGAAGTCACTTCTGGTGCCTATGATGATTATGAGCATTTATCTTCTGAGCAAAGAAAAAATTTTAAAAAAAGTGCAGAAGAAGCATACGGCATAACGATGACAGACACAGAATTTCAAGAATTTTGGAACGAAAAATATTCTAGTTTTAGAGCTAAAGGGAATGATGAGGAAACCTCAAAAGGAGTTCCCGGTCCTGGTAATAATGCTGATTTTACGCATCAATCAATGACTATGGCCACTCACTTAAAGCCAGATTTTGCTTTGGCTCATTTATTAGGTGGAAAGGATAACGCAGAAGATTTAGCCGGTTGGGAAGGTGATACAACTACAAATGCAGAGAAAACTCCTAGTATTGGTAATGATGACTATAAATCTGATTTGGATTCGGTTAATATTGTTGAAAGAATGAAGAAAAATAACCAAAGCTATCTAGAAGCAAGTAATGATTATTATCATGAACTTGAATCAGGTAAAACTAACCGTGCGGATGAGTTTACGAATCATCAAAGCCTTGATGAAGTTAAGGATACAATTTTTAGAAGTCTAGTTCCTCAAAAAGTTTATCAAATTGCTCCAGATGTTTGGGGAACAAAAGATAGAACAGAAGAAGAAAGTATGACTTATCTTAAGGAGAATTACCCAGAGTCTTATAATTTTATTAAGAGTTTAGAGCAAAGTAAAGGAGATCTTAATGAGTAA
- a CDS encoding TipC family immunity protein — protein MKKKAFLLVSLVAIVIVVGLLGYRWSVRRNLKNPFDEMVYSETQSTKVTLFTPLSTVVNSDRHFKADDDFVTLNYDSDLLNGGELMYAFMSKSVLSFTYDKEIEEGIKLVIVYSYSPDKTTITQKIYLSDQTGEETIYKGEELLEKLSIYGKDVDWLESTSQKVLEEYILGLWFEKGSGRYSLENLGDLKIQYDEVLNKGSHEE, from the coding sequence ATGAAAAAGAAAGCATTTTTATTAGTGAGTTTAGTTGCCATTGTTATAGTCGTGGGCTTACTTGGCTACCGATGGTCAGTTCGTAGGAATTTGAAGAATCCGTTTGATGAGATGGTTTATTCGGAAACACAGTCAACAAAAGTAACACTTTTTACCCCACTAAGTACGGTTGTTAATAGTGATAGACACTTTAAAGCGGACGATGATTTTGTTACTCTGAACTATGACAGTGATTTGCTTAATGGTGGTGAATTGATGTATGCCTTTATGTCTAAGTCAGTATTATCGTTTACCTATGATAAAGAAATTGAAGAAGGTATTAAATTAGTTATTGTATATAGCTATAGCCCTGACAAGACTACAATAACTCAAAAAATTTATTTATCCGATCAAACCGGGGAAGAGACGATTTATAAGGGAGAAGAGTTATTAGAAAAATTATCTATATATGGCAAAGACGTAGACTGGCTTGAATCCACCAGCCAGAAAGTGTTGGAAGAGTATATCTTAGGGCTTTGGTTTGAAAAAGGCAGCGGCAGGTATTCGCTTGAGAATTTAGGGGACTTAAAAATTCAGTATGATGAGGTGTTAAACAAAGGGAGCCATGAGGAGTAG
- a CDS encoding TipC family immunity protein, with protein sequence MSKQKGYLIKKVLLLAALLLICLGGVVTAMSWGTRKENIFEEMYYNEYYSATKWFFYPKFAWRKAENIAGQEATTLNSMNETNEQYQADAVSDQLEKLNLSFRFPDGEAKNGTVSILMVFKLSNSENVHVNYLYSLKEKTLVQSISEFIDHQELTNKEIIQSNLKAAGSSLEQIEQLGNNFLKNTVLRDWCLVYDSRFSVDDWGDVKVVTKW encoded by the coding sequence ATGAGTAAACAAAAAGGTTATTTAATAAAAAAGGTTCTCCTTCTTGCTGCTTTACTGCTGATATGTTTAGGAGGTGTAGTGACTGCTATGAGTTGGGGTACTAGAAAAGAAAATATTTTTGAAGAAATGTATTACAATGAATATTACAGTGCTACTAAATGGTTTTTTTATCCTAAATTTGCTTGGCGAAAGGCTGAGAATATTGCTGGCCAAGAGGCAACTACTCTAAATTCAATGAATGAGACGAATGAACAATACCAGGCGGATGCTGTTTCAGATCAATTAGAAAAACTAAACCTCTCCTTTCGTTTTCCAGATGGGGAAGCAAAGAATGGGACTGTCTCTATTTTGATGGTATTCAAGTTATCTAATTCTGAAAATGTACATGTGAATTATCTCTATTCTTTAAAAGAAAAGACATTGGTACAATCAATTTCTGAATTCATTGATCATCAGGAATTGACGAATAAAGAGATAATACAATCTAACCTTAAAGCAGCTGGTAGCAGTTTGGAACAGATAGAACAATTGGGTAATAATTTTTTAAAAAATACAGTGCTTAGGGATTGGTGTTTAGTTTACGATAGCCGTTTCTCAGTTGATGACTGGGGTGATGTCAAAGTAGTGACGAAGTGGTAA